Below is a genomic region from Burkholderia pyrrocinia.
CGGCACGAGTCTTACCAGCAGATCTCAACTCCGGACATGCCGTACAATCGGCTGCTCGAAGTGGTTTACAAGAGACTCGCCGAGGAATGGGGGCTGAGTTATACGCACGAACAGGCAGTCGCATATGGGCGTTCGGTGCGTGATTGGCCGGCTTTTCCGGATTCAGCAAGCACCCTTCAGTATCTGAAGAAGTACTTCAAGCTTGTCGTGATATCCAACGTCGACAACGACAACTTTGCTTTCAGTCACGCCAAGCTTCACGTGCCGTTCGATGCCATCGTGACGGCTGAGGATGTCGGCAGCTACAAGCCGTCGAACCGAAATTTCGAATACATGCTCGACGTGCTGACTACGCTCGGTGTGCAGAAGGATGAAATTCTGCATGTCGCAGACAGCATGTACCATGATCACGAGCCAGCGAATCGGCTCGATATCCGTTCGTGCTGGATTCACAGGCGATTCGAGCAACGCGGACTTGGCGCGACGGCGCGCACGCTTGCGGAGCCGACGGTCGACTTCAAGTTCACCAGCATGGCACAGTTCGTCAAGGCGCATCACGAAGAACTTTCGTGAACCCGACAGGAAGTGCGGTTCGCACGCCGACTCGAGACCAGCACGATATGAGTAACCGAACCAAACTCGACCGGATCGACATCAAAATCCTCGCGGAGCTGCAGAGGAACGGCAACATCACAAATGCGAACCTCGCAGCTGCTGTAGGCCTATCGGCCAGCCCATGCTTGCAACGCGTCAAACGGCTTGAGGCCACGGGTGTGATTTCTGGGTACGGCGCTCACGTAAACGTCACGAAGCTGACGAGTACAGTGTCTGTATTTACGGAAATCATGTTGCACGATCACCGGCGCGAGGACTTCGTCCGATTCGAGGCGAATCTCCGTGATTTCGACGAAATCACCGAATGTCATTTGGTGAGTGGCGGATACGACTATCTTCTCAAATTCGTCGTCAAGGACATCGGGCACTACCAGGACGTGATTGAGCGGTTGCTCGATCGTAACCTCGGCATTGAGAAGTACTTCAGCTACATCGTGATTCGCTCGCCATTTGTAAAGCACGGCGTACCGCTCGAGAAGCTTCTATCGGACGAGTAGACGATACAGTTAGCCAGTACGTCGGCAGACTGCGCCACAGGGCGTCTTATCGACGCTTCAATCCGGGTAGCGGCTCGAGCTCACGCCGGCTCGGCGAAGACGGTCAAGCGCCACTGCCTTGCACGGGTCAACTCTCGTGAGATGGTTAGTGTGACAGGCTCTCTATCGATTCACTCGGTCATGCGTTAGCGCTGGCTTGCTCCACAAGCAGTTGTTGCTCGGGATGGCATATGTGTCGCCCTTGAGCACTCCCATCGAATCGACCCGCGAGTCAGCATCCGGCCGGCGTTCGGACTGAGGAAGAGAGAAGGCCATCGTCCCTGTGGGACGATGGCCTCACGGTCGACGGAAATGCGTTACTCGAGACCGCCTTGACAGATGTACTTGATGGACAGATAGTCGTCGAGACCGTACTTCGATCCTTCGCGACCATAGCCCGATTCTTTGACGCCGCCGAACGGTGCAGCTTCGCTTGCAACCGCCCCCTCATTCAGCCCGACAACGCCGGCCTCGAGTTGGCGCGACACGCGATCGGCACGCCGCATGTCTTGCGTGTAGAAGTAAGCCGCGAGACCGAACGGGGTGTCATTTGCCAAACGCACGACTTCCTCCTCGGTTTCGAAACGATACAGCGGCGCCACAGGCCCGAAGGTCTCTTCGCAGGTGACGAGCATTTCGCTGTTCGCATTCGCGATAACCGTCGGAGCGTAGTAGTTCGGCCCGATCTCGGTCAGGCGCTTGCCGCCGGTCAGAACCGTGGCACCCTTTGAAACCGCATCGGTAACGTGGCGGTCGATCTTGTCGATTGCCTTCGTGTTGATCATCGGACCGATTTGCGCCTGCGGGTCGGTTGCCGGGGCGACCTTGAGCGCGCCCACGCGAGCCGCCAGCAGCGCGGCAAACTTGTCGAATACGCCCGCTTGCACGTAGATCCGGTTCGGGCACACGCACGTCTGGCCGCCATTGCGGAACTTCGCCGCCATCAGGCCTGCGACGGCCGCTTCGAGGTCCGCATCGTCGAAGACGATGAAGGGAGCGTTACCCCCCAGTTCCAGTGACAGCTTCTTGAGCGTGCCGGCAGACTCGCGGGCGAGATACTTCCCGACCGCCGTGGAACCCGTGAACGTGATTTTACGGACGCGGTCATCGGCCAGCCAGTCGCCCACCGCTTCGATGCCTTGATCGCGCGATGCGCTGAGCATGTTGAGAACCCCAGCGGGAACACCTGCTTCTTGAGCGAGTGCAGCGAGAGCAAGCGCCGTGAGCGGCGTGTCTTCGGCGGGCTTTCCGACGACGGTACAGCCGGCCGCCAGAGCGGGAGCAATCTTGCGCGCAATCATCGCGAGCGGGAAGTTCCACGGCGTGATGGCCGCGACGATCCCGACGGGTTCTTTGATGGCGCGCATCTGCTTGCCACGCTGTGCTTGCGGAATGATGTCGCCGTAGATGCGCGTTGCCTCATCTGCGAACCAGGCAACATAGGACGCACCGTAAGCCACTTCGCCAAGGCTCTCCGCCATCGGCTTGCCCTGTTCCATGGACATGATTGTTGCGAGGTCCTCCGTGTTCGCGACAATCAGTCCGTGCCACCGCCGGAGAATCTCTGCTCGCTCGCGGGGCAGGCGTTCACGCCATTCCTGGGCTGCCTTCGCCGCTGCGTCCGTTGCCGCGCGCGCGTCAGCTTTTCCGCTGTTGGCAACCTCGACGATGAGTTCGCCGGTAGCCGGATCCGTGACAGGGTAGCGGGCGCTATTGACCGCATCCGTCCATTCGCCGCCAATCAGGTTCTGGAAGCGCAGGAGTTCTTGGCGTTTCAGTTTCAGTTCCATACTTGATACCTTTGGAGAATATGCTGCTTTTTATCCGTGCGGAGCACGGTAACGGGGCGTTAGCCTTTCATTGCGCGGCGTACGTCCGGGCTTTCCAGGACCTCGTCGAGCGTCTTGCGGACCCGCTCGACCATTTGCTCGATATCGCCTTCCGAGAAACAGAGGGCGGGTGCGAAGCCGAGGATGTTGTCGCCGAATGCTCGGAAAATGATCTTGTTGCGATACGCGGCTTCGAAGATTCGATTCGCGAGATCGAGCGACGGATCGAAGCGCGTGCGATTCGCTTTGTCGGAGACGAGCTCGACTGCGCCGAGCAGGCCGCGATGTCGGGAGTCGCCGACGAGCGGATGATCGAGAAGACTGTCGAGCCCCGCAGCGAAACGGGGCGCTTGCGCAACACCGTTCGCGAGCAATCCACCTTCCGTATACAGGCGAAGTACCTCAAGCCCGATGGCGGCGCTGACGGGGTGTGCGGAATAGGTTTGACCGTGTCCGACTGCGTCGGACCGCTTGCCGCCGTCCGCGATTCCCTGGTAGACCTGATCCGACATCAATACGGCGCCCATGGGCGCGTAGCCAGCGGTGAGGCCCTTGGCAACGGTCATGAGGTCGGGCTCGACGTCTTCTGCCTCACACGCGAACATCGGGCCAGTGCGGCCGAATGCGGTGATCACTTCGTCCGCAACGAACAGAATGTCCAGTTCGCGGCACGCCTTGCGCATTGCCTTCAACCAGCCCTTCGGCGGCACAATCACTCCGCCGGATCCTTGCACGGGCTCGCAGAAGAAGGCCGCGACGTTGTTGGGGCCGATCTCTGCCACTTTGGCCTGGAGCGCGGCGACCGACGCGGCAATGATTGCTGCCGGATCGTCAGGCGTGCCGCTGCGATAGGGATACGGCGACGGAATGTGATGTTGAACCGCGAGCGGCACATCGAAGTTCCGATGGAAGCTGGCGATGGCAGTGAGGCCTGCACCGATCGAGGAAGATCCGTGGTACCCGCGCTCGAGCGCGATGAAGTGCTTCTTCGTCGGGCGACCGATTGCGTTGTAGTAGTGGGTAATGAACCGGATGGCCGAATCGACTGCGTCGGAGCCACCGAGCGAAAAATAGACGTGCTTGAGCGATGCGGGAGTCAGATCGACCAGTCGCTGGGCCAGCGCGATCGCGGGTTCGGAGGCGAAATGGAAATAGCCGGTCGCGTAGGGCAGGCGCGTCATCTGCTCCATCGCCACCTTGACGATGCTTTCCTGGCCATAGCCCGTGTTCACACACCACAGACCCGCGAACGCATCGAGCAGTTCGTTGCCGTCGGCGTCGCGAAGCCAAGCGCCGTTGCCCGATTCGAGAATCGTGGCGCCGCGTGCTTCATGTGCGCGATAGTTGACGACCGGATGAATCAGGTGCTTGCGGTCCGATTCGATGAGTGCCGAGATTGACATGATGTACCTAGTAAAAGATGGTGGCGGCTATGTGTTCAATGTTATGCAACGACGGCGGCGGAAACACCGTGTGAAATCATGTACCTGCAAGCAGAAACAGCTGAATTGGAGGTTTGGCGCAGCACTTCCTTCGGTCACGTCGGGTGCCATGCATGGGGCGCTCTGCGACTCATACCTGCTCCGTTTTTCCGACGCGCTCCAATGAGGCGACCGCTTCGGACGTGGTAGCGCGTTCATCCAGCCATTGCGCCAGATGAATAGCCTTCTTCCCGGTCGTATTGCGAATCTGCGACCGACAGCTGAATCCGTCGCTGATGACAACCGCCTCGTTATCGAGCGCGTTGATAGCCGGAACGAGTTCGGATGCGGCAACCGATTTCGCGATGTCCGCGGTGCGGGTGTGGTAGCCGTAGGCACCGGCCATTCCGCAGCAGCCCGTGGCGAGAACAGTTCCCGAATGGGTCGCTTGCTTCAGCAGTTGGGATTCCGCCTGCATTCCGCCACATGCCTTCTGGTGACAGTGGCCGTGCACATGGACGTCCTCGTCGAATCGCGGAATATCCACGCCCTTCGACTGCAGCAGCTCGGCAAGCGTCTTGACGGATGCGGAAAGCGCCTTGGCCCGTTCATCGTTGGGGAACAACGCACGAAGTTCGTCGCGGAACACGGAAAGGCAGCTGGGTTCGAGAACGACTACGGGGATGCGCGAGGCGATCACGTCAGACAGACCTTTCATGATTGCCTCGATGTTGCGCCGAGCCAGGTCGAGAAGTCCCGAGTCGTAAAGCGGGCGGCCGCAGCAAACGTGTTTGCGGAGCAACCGAACATCGAATCCCTGCGACTCGAGAACCCGGACCGCGGCTTCGAGTACTTCGGGCGAAAAGCCGTTGTTGAATGTATCGGTCCACAGCAGTACCGGAGTCCGGCTGGCGCGATCGTCAGGTGCACGCCCGGAAAGGAGCAACCGAGCCGTGTTGCTGTTTCGGAAACTGGTCCGGGCAATCGCGGGGAAGCGGACATCGGGTGCCAAACCAGCGCTCGCGCCGACCTTGCGGAATGCGCGGTTGCGCATCAGCATGTTGGCAATCCCGCTGAAGTGGGTGGCGACAGGCAGCCACGTGCCGATGCGCCCGATCATGGCATCCATGAGCGGACGCCGCTTTTTCCTGAAGTACTCGTACAGGAACTGGCTCTTGTACTTCGCGATATCCACATGGGTGGGGCAGTCGCTGCGACAACCTTTGCACGCGAGACAGTGATCCAGCGAATCCTTTACGGCCTCGCTTTGCCAGCCGTCCTCGATGACTTCTCCCTTGAGCAGTTCGAACAGGAGCCGAGCGCGACCGCGCGTTGAATACTTCTCTTCTCGTGTTGCACGGAAGCTCGGGCACATCGTGCCGCCTTCCAGCGAGCGGCATTTCCCCATACCGATACAGCGTTCCGTTGCGCGTGCGAACGTGTCGGGGCGCGCATTGTCGCCGAAGCTCATCGGACTGGCGTGGTCCACACGTCGGTAGGTCGGGCCAAGGCGGAGATTCTGATCGACGGGCATCGCATCGATGAGCTTGCCGGGATTCATCCTGCCGCGCGGATCCCAGATGGCCTTGAACTCTCGGAATGCCTCCATCAACTCAGGGGAGTACATCAGCGACAGCAGTTCGCCCTTCGCTTGCCCGTCTCCGTGCTCGCCAGACAGTGAACCCTCGTATTTGACAACCAGCTGGGCTGCCTCGACAAGGAAGCGACGCCAGGTTTGAACACCTTCGGCATTGCGCAAGTCGAACGTGATGCGCGAATGAATGCAACCGTCGCCGAAGTGACCGTAGAGATTGGTCGTATAGCCGTACCGGTCGACGAGTGCGGAGAATTCGCGCAGGTATGCGCCCAGCAAATGCGGTTCGACCGCCGCGTCTTCCCAGCCGACCACCGGATCAGGCTTGGAAGGATCGTTGCCAATCGACGTTGCGGATGCGCCGATCTCACGAATCGACCACAGTCGACGCATCAACTGTGAATCGGCGACCACGCGGACGGCAGGCTGGCCGGAGAACGTCGACGCAAGCGAGGCTGCGCGTTCGGCGAGTGTGATGCATTCATTGGCGTCGGTCGAGCCGAACTCGACCATCAACCACGCGCTTCCGGCCGGCAGTTCGGCGATGTCGTTGAGCGCGAGACCGCGTTCGGTCAGGCCACCAATGATGCCAGTATCCAACCCTTCCATCGCGATCGGTCCGAGCGGAAGAAGTTGCGGAACGCAGTCCGCCGCATCAAAAATCGTCGGAAAGCCGAATACCGCCAGCACTCGGTGGGTCGGATTCGTCACCAGCTTGGTCGTCGCGCGCAATACCGTTGCACAGGTACCTTCGGAGCCGACCAGCGCGCGAGCAATGTTGAAGCCGTTCTCGGGCAGCAACTGATCAAGGCTGTAGCCGGAGACTCGGCGCTTGAGCTTGGGGAAGCCTTTACGGATCGCGTCGCCGTAGCGATCGACCAGTTCCTTGAGCTGGTTGACGATCTCCGCGCGTCGTCCGCCGGCGGCGAGGTGTGCATTGAATGCAGACTCATCGGTGGGACCAACCCAGAAGCGCTCACCGTCGTAAGTCAGGATCTCCAGGGATTCGATGTTCTCGGCAGTCTTGCCCGCCATCACCGAATGTGCGCCGCACGAGTTATTTCCGATCATCCCGCCGAGCGTGCATCGGCTGTGCGTGGCAGGGTCCGGGCCGAAGGTCAGCCCAACCTTGGCGGCGGAGTTCTTCAGTTGATCGCAGATGACGCCAGGCTGGATGGTCGCAATGCGGGCATCGGTATCGATCTGTTCGATCGTCGTCAGATACTTCGATGAGTCGATGATCACGGCGTGGTTGACCGATTGGCCACACATCGATGTGCCGGCGCCACGAGGCAGAACGGGAACGTCGGCTGCCGCGCATGCGCGCATGATCTCGACGACATCATCGATCGAGCGGGGCACGACAACGCCAATCGGCACCTGGCGATAGTTGGATGCCTCCGACGCGTAAGCCGCACGCGATCCGGCATCGAAGCGGACTTCAGCCTGTGTCGTGCGCTTGAGCGTTTGTTGCAGAGCGAGGAGAGTATTGAGGTCGTGGCGAGTGGCCGCGGTACCGGAAGTCATCGAATCACGCCTAATCGGAAGTCGCATTTCAAGGGGCAGACACGGCCGTCATGCTGATACCGAGCAAAAGCCGGTGCATCCGGACGTGTAGCCAGTCTTCCGTATTAAAGCGTCACGTAACCCCGAAATCTTCCTATATCAAATAGGAAAGCGAAGGCTATTCTTCGCGAAGTCGATACAGTGCGATCGCGAACTGCAGCTTGAACCGGGTCTGAGGATCTTCCAGCGACACGTTGAGTGCGCTTTCGATTCGTTCGACCCTGTACCGCAGCGTGCTGATGTGTATGCCGAGCGCTTTCGCGGTATTTGCAAGCTGGAAACCTTCGTCCGAAAGCGCGCCTAACGTATCGAGTAGCGATTCGCCTCGACGCTTTTCCACCAATGGCAGCACGAGTCGCTCGACGAGCATGTTCCGCGCGTCTGCTTCGCCCATGAGTGCTCGAGGAAAAAGGATCTCATCGAAGTGATGTAGCCGGCCCGGCCGCAGGGTGGGTACCAGAGCCTCGACGTCTTTCGCGCCAGTTGCCATCCCTTGCACGCCGCTATGTACCCGGCTCACTGCCATGGCCGCTCGTCGGTCTGTCACGGCGTCCCATAACGCCTCTATCGATGCGTCAGCCGGCAGGATGAATCGAATTTGATTCAACCAGATTGCAAGCATTTCGGGCATGCCTTTCGCACGCAACTGACGCTTTATCGCGTCAACCCAGCGTTCGCGGCGCTCGAGACCTTCAGTCGTAAGCGGAATCGGCTCGTCAATGAGTACGAGGCCAACTCGATATGATGCAGCCTCGCTCCAGCCGCATACCCGAGCACGCTCGAGCGCACTTGCAGACGCGGTAAATTCGCCATCAAGCAGGCTTGCGACGAGAGCATAGCCAAGACGATCTTCCTGTTGAGCGAGCTGCCGCTGGTGCATCATGTGCAGCGCCGCGACAACGCTCGCGTGTTCGATTGCGCGCACGTCCAGCTCGTCGTTCCCGTCGTCAACGAGATCGAGCCAGATGAGCGCAACGACCGTCTCTTGAAGGCGTACGGCATGACAGAGGCGTTGCACAAAGCCATCCGTGACCGGAAATGGGACCTTTGTCGGCCGGGTCGCCGGGATGCGGTAGTGAGAGTGCAGGTCACTATGGGCCGCATCGACGAATTCCGCTTCCAGTGCGGCGGTTGTGTCAGTGTCGTCGATCGAGCTGCCAAGCATATGACCGGCCGGGTCGGTAAAGGTCACCGGCCGCCCGAGTAGATTACTGAGCGCGTGCGCGATATCGGACAGGCTTGTTGCCGAAACGGCTGCGTTGGTGAGTGCCCGGTGCAGTTGCTCCGAGCGTTCGATGAGCTCACCCTGGAAATTGATGATCTTGGCAAGGATCTCGTGGGTGACGTCGCTGAACTGGATTTCCCATGGAAGCTCCAGAAGCGGCAGCCCGACGCGGTTCGCTTCTTCGACCGCTTCAGGCGGGAAATGCTCGCGAAAGTTCGGCACGGCAAGCACAACGCCGGCGAGTCCGATTGCGCTCAGGTCTCGAACAAGCTGGCGCGACGCGTTTTCGTCGGGCGGCCAGTTGTAGCCGGTCGAGAGCAGCAGTTCGCCGGATTTCACCCAGTTCACGATGTCCGGGTGATCGACCATGTGCACCCAGGTGATTTCCCGTTGCAGATTCTGCCCACCGGCGACGACGTCGGCATCACGCAGTACGGTTTCACGAATGGCGGTATCAAGTTTCATCTCGGCTCCCCGGCTGTACCGCGGCGGGGCGCCGCGATTTCGAATGATGTCAGGTGGTGCGTGGCTGTCGGTAGCCAAAGATCACGCCGAGCAAACTGAAGCCCGCCGCGAACATCACGTAGAACGCGGGTGCCATTGCGGTTCCCGTCTTGCTGATCAACCAGGTCAGGATCAGCGATGCGAATCCACCGAACGTCATCACCGCAAGGTTGTACGCGATGGACAGGCCGGTCGACAGAACCTTGGTCGGGAACGTTTCGGCAAGCGCGGCGAGAATCGGGCCGGTATAGATCGCGATCAGCACGCCGAAGACGGCTTGGAACACGCACAAAGTGCCAAGCGACGGCGCTGTCACGATCATCGCAAACATCGGCCATGCGAGTGCAAGCATGGCAGCAGACGCCCCACCGAGCAGCCACTTTCTTCCGATAAGGTCCGACCACCAGCCGGTGATGGGCGAGCACACGGTGATGACTCCGCCGCCCACCATCGCGGCGATGAACGACGCGGATGACGGCAGCTTCAGTACCTTGACCGAGAAAGTCGGCATGTAGAACAAGATGACGTAGATGCAGACAGTCCAGAGGACGACCATTGCAAAGCTGGCAAATGCTTGCCACGGATAGTCCCGCAGTACGTCTGAAAGAGGCGTCTTCGATTTGTCGGTCGCGTTCAGGAACACCGGCGTTTCTTCGAGATTCCGCCGGATGAAGAAGCCGATCGGCCCGATCAAGAGACCCGACAGAAACGGAATGCGCCATCCCCAGCTTTCGACGTCCGCCGACGACAGGCCGAGTGTGAGCCCCGTGCCGAAGCAAGCGCCAAGCAGGACGGCGAAGCCGATGCTCGTCTGAATCCAGCTCGAGTAGTACGCCTTCTTTCCGGGTGGTGCATGCTCGGTGAGAAAGGCGGTTGCAGTCCCCATCTCGCCGCCGGCGGAGAACCCCTGCAGCAGCCGTGCGAGCACGATGAGGCAAGGGGCCGCGATACCGATCTGCGAGTACGTCGGCGCAAGACCAATCAGCGCCGTGCCGGCACACATCAGCAGAATCGTCAGCGAAAGTGCTGCCTTGCGTCCGGCGCGATCGGCGTAGATCCCGAGCAAGATGCCGCCCAATGGTCGGACGAGAAACCCGACACCGAAAGTCGCGACCGAGAGCATCAACGACGTCAGGTCGTTTCCGGTCGGAAAGAACAGCTTCGCGATGGTAATTGCAAAGAAGCCATACACCATGAAATCGAACCACTCGAATCCGTTGCCAAGTACGGTTGCAACGATGGCGCGTCGCCGCGCCGATCGGTCCTCTTCGTAGACCGCGGACAGCTGCACGGTATTCATCTCCATTACTCCTGATTCGCATTAATGGCGACGGCATAAAGCCGGGGCGCGGGTCGCGGTTTCGTGCCCGTTCACAGTCATTGAACTTAGCCACAAATCGCATAACTACCCACAGGAGAGAGGAAGTCTGAAGGCTATCTTCGTATAGAAGATAGGATAAGGCTCGATAAAACGGAAGCAGGATAATGATTTTCCTACTTTTAGTAGGTATTCGTCCGGGTTCTGGCTTCCTACCATGAGCGCATTCCAAGGAGGTGAAGCTCATGAGCAGTCGAGAACTGAATGCGACCAGCGAACTGGCCGCGATGCGCCAATCGTACGTGGCACGCGGCGTGGCAACCGCGCATCCCATTTTTGCCCGGCGTGCGGCTGGCGCTTACCTGTGGGACGAGGAAGGCCGGAAATACCTGGATTTCGTCGGTGGCATCGGCGTGCTGAACGTCGGCCACAATCATCCGGCTGTAGTTGCCGCGGTCCAGCAGCAACTGGAGTCGTTTTCGCACGTGTGTTTCCAGGTGGCCGGCTACGAGCCGTACGTTCGTCTCGCAGCGCGCCTGTCCGAGCTTGTTGCTCCGGGCCAGGGCTACAAGGCTGCGTTCTTCACGACGGGTGCCGAAGCTGTCGAGAACGCTATCAAGATCGCTCGCGGGTACACGAACCGACCCGGCGTCATTGCGTTCCGTGGAGGCTTCCACGGCCGAACGCTGATGGGTATGACGCTGACCGGTATGAGCGCACCGTACAAGCAGAATTTCGGCCCGTTTGCGCCGGATGTTTACCACGCACCGTATCCCAACGCGTATCACGGTGTGTCGTCGGACGACGCGCTGGCCGCACTCGAGCAGATCTTCGCAACGCAAATTGCAGCGGATCGCGTCGCTGCAATCATTCTCGAGCCGGTGCAGGGTGATGGCGGTTTCCTCGCAGCGCCGCCCGAGTTCATGCAGGCACTGCGTGCGCTGACGCAAAAGCACGGAATCGTGCTGATCGCGGACGAGATTCAAACCGGCTTCGGTCGTACGGGCCAGATGTTCGGCTTCCAGCATTCCGGCATCCAGCCGGACCTCGTTACGGTTGCAAAGAGCCTTGCGGGCGGTCTGCCGATCTCGGGTGTCGTCGGCCGTGCAGAAATCGTCGATGCTCCGTCGCCCGGTGGCCTCGGTGGCACGTATGGTGGCAATCCGCTTGGTTGCGCAGCTGCGAATGCAGTACTGGACGTGTTCGAGCGTGAAAACTTGCTGGAGCGCAGCCGGGAGATCGGCGCACAACTGCGTGAAGGACTTCTGGAAATCTCCGAGGTTCACGAAGAAATGGGCGAGGTGCGTCAAACCGGCGCGATGGTGGCGGTCGAGTTCGTGACCGACCGTCGGACGAAGGCACCGGAAGCCGCTCTCACGCAGCGTGTTCTCGATGCGGCGCGCGAGGAAGGCCTGCTGATCATCAAGTGCGGCGTCGAGCGCAACGTGGTTCGCTTCCTTGCGCCTCTCACGACATCGACTCAAGATGTGGCTGACGCGCTGGCGATGTTCGGGCGTGCTGTCGCTGCAGCGAAGCGTTCTGCCTGAACCATGCGTGAAATGCACACCCGTGGGGTGATCCCCAGATGGCAGGCACGTCTCGCGGGTGTGCTGGACCAGGGTTCCG
It encodes:
- a CDS encoding haloacid dehalogenase type II codes for the protein MRLTDFKALTFDCYGTLIDWESGIVAGLASLTSSLDQPLTRDEILEAHARHESYQQISTPDMPYNRLLEVVYKRLAEEWGLSYTHEQAVAYGRSVRDWPAFPDSASTLQYLKKYFKLVVISNVDNDNFAFSHAKLHVPFDAIVTAEDVGSYKPSNRNFEYMLDVLTTLGVQKDEILHVADSMYHDHEPANRLDIRSCWIHRRFEQRGLGATARTLAEPTVDFKFTSMAQFVKAHHEELS
- a CDS encoding Lrp/AsnC family transcriptional regulator; this encodes MSNRTKLDRIDIKILAELQRNGNITNANLAAAVGLSASPCLQRVKRLEATGVISGYGAHVNVTKLTSTVSVFTEIMLHDHRREDFVRFEANLRDFDEITECHLVSGGYDYLLKFVVKDIGHYQDVIERLLDRNLGIEKYFSYIVIRSPFVKHGVPLEKLLSDE
- a CDS encoding NAD-dependent succinate-semialdehyde dehydrogenase, which gives rise to MELKLKRQELLRFQNLIGGEWTDAVNSARYPVTDPATGELIVEVANSGKADARAATDAAAKAAQEWRERLPRERAEILRRWHGLIVANTEDLATIMSMEQGKPMAESLGEVAYGASYVAWFADEATRIYGDIIPQAQRGKQMRAIKEPVGIVAAITPWNFPLAMIARKIAPALAAGCTVVGKPAEDTPLTALALAALAQEAGVPAGVLNMLSASRDQGIEAVGDWLADDRVRKITFTGSTAVGKYLARESAGTLKKLSLELGGNAPFIVFDDADLEAAVAGLMAAKFRNGGQTCVCPNRIYVQAGVFDKFAALLAARVGALKVAPATDPQAQIGPMINTKAIDKIDRHVTDAVSKGATVLTGGKRLTEIGPNYYAPTVIANANSEMLVTCEETFGPVAPLYRFETEEEVVRLANDTPFGLAAYFYTQDMRRADRVSRQLEAGVVGLNEGAVASEAAPFGGVKESGYGREGSKYGLDDYLSIKYICQGGLE
- a CDS encoding aspartate aminotransferase family protein, which codes for MSISALIESDRKHLIHPVVNYRAHEARGATILESGNGAWLRDADGNELLDAFAGLWCVNTGYGQESIVKVAMEQMTRLPYATGYFHFASEPAIALAQRLVDLTPASLKHVYFSLGGSDAVDSAIRFITHYYNAIGRPTKKHFIALERGYHGSSSIGAGLTAIASFHRNFDVPLAVQHHIPSPYPYRSGTPDDPAAIIAASVAALQAKVAEIGPNNVAAFFCEPVQGSGGVIVPPKGWLKAMRKACRELDILFVADEVITAFGRTGPMFACEAEDVEPDLMTVAKGLTAGYAPMGAVLMSDQVYQGIADGGKRSDAVGHGQTYSAHPVSAAIGLEVLRLYTEGGLLANGVAQAPRFAAGLDSLLDHPLVGDSRHRGLLGAVELVSDKANRTRFDPSLDLANRIFEAAYRNKIIFRAFGDNILGFAPALCFSEGDIEQMVERVRKTLDEVLESPDVRRAMKG
- a CDS encoding FAD-binding and (Fe-S)-binding domain-containing protein, producing MTSGTAATRHDLNTLLALQQTLKRTTQAEVRFDAGSRAAYASEASNYRQVPIGVVVPRSIDDVVEIMRACAAADVPVLPRGAGTSMCGQSVNHAVIIDSSKYLTTIEQIDTDARIATIQPGVICDQLKNSAAKVGLTFGPDPATHSRCTLGGMIGNNSCGAHSVMAGKTAENIESLEILTYDGERFWVGPTDESAFNAHLAAGGRRAEIVNQLKELVDRYGDAIRKGFPKLKRRVSGYSLDQLLPENGFNIARALVGSEGTCATVLRATTKLVTNPTHRVLAVFGFPTIFDAADCVPQLLPLGPIAMEGLDTGIIGGLTERGLALNDIAELPAGSAWLMVEFGSTDANECITLAERAASLASTFSGQPAVRVVADSQLMRRLWSIREIGASATSIGNDPSKPDPVVGWEDAAVEPHLLGAYLREFSALVDRYGYTTNLYGHFGDGCIHSRITFDLRNAEGVQTWRRFLVEAAQLVVKYEGSLSGEHGDGQAKGELLSLMYSPELMEAFREFKAIWDPRGRMNPGKLIDAMPVDQNLRLGPTYRRVDHASPMSFGDNARPDTFARATERCIGMGKCRSLEGGTMCPSFRATREEKYSTRGRARLLFELLKGEVIEDGWQSEAVKDSLDHCLACKGCRSDCPTHVDIAKYKSQFLYEYFRKKRRPLMDAMIGRIGTWLPVATHFSGIANMLMRNRAFRKVGASAGLAPDVRFPAIARTSFRNSNTARLLLSGRAPDDRASRTPVLLWTDTFNNGFSPEVLEAAVRVLESQGFDVRLLRKHVCCGRPLYDSGLLDLARRNIEAIMKGLSDVIASRIPVVVLEPSCLSVFRDELRALFPNDERAKALSASVKTLAELLQSKGVDIPRFDEDVHVHGHCHQKACGGMQAESQLLKQATHSGTVLATGCCGMAGAYGYHTRTADIAKSVAASELVPAINALDNEAVVISDGFSCRSQIRNTTGKKAIHLAQWLDERATTSEAVASLERVGKTEQV
- a CDS encoding PucR family transcriptional regulator; translation: MKLDTAIRETVLRDADVVAGGQNLQREITWVHMVDHPDIVNWVKSGELLLSTGYNWPPDENASRQLVRDLSAIGLAGVVLAVPNFREHFPPEAVEEANRVGLPLLELPWEIQFSDVTHEILAKIINFQGELIERSEQLHRALTNAAVSATSLSDIAHALSNLLGRPVTFTDPAGHMLGSSIDDTDTTAALEAEFVDAAHSDLHSHYRIPATRPTKVPFPVTDGFVQRLCHAVRLQETVVALIWLDLVDDGNDELDVRAIEHASVVAALHMMHQRQLAQQEDRLGYALVASLLDGEFTASASALERARVCGWSEAASYRVGLVLIDEPIPLTTEGLERRERWVDAIKRQLRAKGMPEMLAIWLNQIRFILPADASIEALWDAVTDRRAAMAVSRVHSGVQGMATGAKDVEALVPTLRPGRLHHFDEILFPRALMGEADARNMLVERLVLPLVEKRRGESLLDTLGALSDEGFQLANTAKALGIHISTLRYRVERIESALNVSLEDPQTRFKLQFAIALYRLREE
- a CDS encoding MFS transporter, which encodes MEMNTVQLSAVYEEDRSARRRAIVATVLGNGFEWFDFMVYGFFAITIAKLFFPTGNDLTSLMLSVATFGVGFLVRPLGGILLGIYADRAGRKAALSLTILLMCAGTALIGLAPTYSQIGIAAPCLIVLARLLQGFSAGGEMGTATAFLTEHAPPGKKAYYSSWIQTSIGFAVLLGACFGTGLTLGLSSADVESWGWRIPFLSGLLIGPIGFFIRRNLEETPVFLNATDKSKTPLSDVLRDYPWQAFASFAMVVLWTVCIYVILFYMPTFSVKVLKLPSSASFIAAMVGGGVITVCSPITGWWSDLIGRKWLLGGASAAMLALAWPMFAMIVTAPSLGTLCVFQAVFGVLIAIYTGPILAALAETFPTKVLSTGLSIAYNLAVMTFGGFASLILTWLISKTGTAMAPAFYVMFAAGFSLLGVIFGYRQPRTT